One Chitinophagaceae bacterium C216 genomic window carries:
- the kfoC_1 gene encoding Chondroitin synthase — MATAANQANISLIVSTYNWPEALRLCLMSIRAQSMLPKEVIIADDGSGKATEQLIDEFRKDFPIPLIHVWQEDKGFQLARIRNKAFAKASGDYIVQIDGDLILHKRFIKDHFDFKRENCFVTGSRVIMSPELSERLLKKKDIKVSVLSKGITNVFNGLRIPFLSRLMHGYRQNDIMYVRGCNMAFWKKDLITVNGYDESFVGWGREDNDIAVRLNNAGVQKRTMKYAGVVFHIYHPMKSHADLEKNDYLLRKAVEEGTILSSLGISQYL, encoded by the coding sequence ATGGCAACAGCGGCAAACCAGGCTAATATATCACTGATTGTCTCTACTTATAACTGGCCCGAAGCCTTGCGTCTTTGTCTGATGAGTATTCGGGCACAATCCATGTTACCTAAGGAAGTTATCATTGCTGATGATGGTTCTGGAAAAGCTACAGAGCAATTAATTGATGAGTTCCGTAAAGACTTTCCTATACCGCTGATACATGTATGGCAGGAAGACAAAGGCTTTCAGCTAGCACGTATCCGTAACAAGGCTTTTGCAAAAGCTTCGGGCGATTACATTGTACAGATTGACGGCGATTTGATACTACATAAAAGGTTTATTAAAGATCATTTCGATTTTAAAAGAGAAAATTGCTTTGTTACGGGTAGTAGGGTAATAATGTCGCCCGAACTGTCTGAAAGGCTTTTGAAGAAAAAAGATATTAAGGTTTCTGTTTTAAGCAAGGGAATTACCAATGTATTTAATGGCTTGCGTATTCCATTTCTTTCCCGTTTAATGCATGGTTACAGGCAAAACGACATTATGTATGTACGAGGCTGTAATATGGCTTTCTGGAAGAAGGATCTTATTACTGTAAACGGATATGATGAGTCTTTTGTAGGTTGGGGGCGCGAAGACAATGATATTGCTGTGAGGTTGAATAACGCCGGTGTACAGAAACGTACCATGAAATACGCCGGAGTAGTATTTCATATTTATCACCCTATGAAGTCACACGCTGATCTGGAAAAAAATGACTACCTGCTACGAAAAGCAGTGGAGGAGGGAACGATTCTTTCCTCGTTGGGAATAAGCCAATATCTTTAA
- the kfoC_2 gene encoding Chondroitin synthase has translation MKKIKSTSLVISTYNWPAALRLCLQSVMNQSELPDEVIIADDGSGSETRELIESFQEKFPVPLMHVWHEDKGFRKTVILNKAIKQASGAYIIQVDGDVILHKNFIADHIFLAEENCFVRGSRGMLTPDKTKQLINGNAEARLHSLSSGILNKMNVLRCKWLAPVIARKSLSSKSVRGSNLAFWRKDFEMVNGYNNNLIGWGHEDEELATRFTNKGIYKKVVKLAAVQYHLHHKEACRKNEPLHAEFVLRIRRINTIYCANGLNQI, from the coding sequence ATGAAAAAAATAAAAAGTACTTCTTTAGTTATATCCACCTACAATTGGCCCGCAGCCTTGAGGCTTTGTTTGCAAAGTGTTATGAACCAATCTGAGTTACCTGATGAGGTAATTATCGCAGATGATGGTTCGGGGTCTGAAACCAGAGAGTTGATCGAGTCTTTTCAAGAAAAATTCCCTGTGCCATTAATGCATGTATGGCATGAGGATAAAGGGTTTAGAAAAACTGTTATTCTTAATAAGGCCATCAAACAAGCTTCGGGAGCGTATATTATTCAGGTTGATGGCGACGTAATTCTGCATAAGAACTTTATTGCTGATCATATTTTTCTAGCCGAAGAAAATTGTTTTGTACGTGGTTCGAGGGGTATGCTCACTCCCGATAAAACAAAGCAGCTTATTAACGGTAATGCGGAGGCTAGGCTCCACAGCTTATCGTCGGGTATTTTAAATAAAATGAATGTGCTTCGATGCAAGTGGTTGGCCCCTGTTATTGCGAGAAAAAGCCTTTCTTCCAAATCCGTAAGAGGCAGCAATCTTGCATTTTGGAGAAAGGATTTTGAAATGGTGAATGGATATAATAATAATCTTATTGGCTGGGGACATGAGGATGAAGAACTGGCAACAAGATTTACGAATAAAGGTATATACAAAAAGGTGGTAAAACTGGCTGCTGTGCAATATCACTTACATCATAAGGAGGCCTGTCGAAAGAACGAGCCGCTCCATGCAGAATTTGTATTGCGTATAAGAAGAATAAATACCATATATTGCGCTAACGGACTTAATCAAATTTAA
- a CDS encoding hypothetical protein (UPF0053 inner membrane protein YoaE), giving the protein MADAIIPLITLIALEVVLGIDNIIFISILADKLPEQQRNKLRLWGIGLAMVMRLILLAIISWILKLDKTLFILFGMPFTGKELILIAGGIFLLYKSTKEIYHKTEQENPNAPTQIKSGSFGKFLSEIIILDVVFSIDSIITAVGMVNELWIMYTAVIVTVGIMLVASKPIASFISRHPSFKVLALCFLMLIGFTLIAEGFEIKIPKGYIYFAMGFSFLVDLIQMKTIGRNSSSQDAPKQ; this is encoded by the coding sequence ATGGCTGACGCTATTATTCCACTTATTACGTTGATTGCGCTTGAAGTAGTGCTAGGAATAGACAATATTATTTTCATTTCCATCCTTGCAGATAAACTACCTGAACAACAACGTAACAAACTGCGTCTATGGGGTATAGGTTTGGCAATGGTAATGCGCCTCATTTTGCTGGCCATCATTTCTTGGATTCTGAAGTTGGATAAAACATTGTTCATCCTCTTCGGAATGCCATTTACAGGGAAAGAGCTCATTCTGATTGCAGGAGGTATTTTCCTATTGTATAAAAGCACTAAAGAAATTTATCATAAGACCGAACAGGAAAATCCTAATGCACCCACTCAGATAAAATCGGGTAGCTTCGGAAAATTTCTGTCAGAAATCATCATACTGGATGTGGTTTTCTCCATCGACTCCATTATTACCGCGGTAGGTATGGTAAATGAGTTGTGGATTATGTACACCGCCGTTATTGTAACAGTAGGCATTATGTTGGTGGCGTCTAAACCTATCGCATCCTTCATCAGTAGGCATCCGTCCTTCAAAGTGCTGGCGCTTTGCTTTTTGATGCTGATTGGCTTTACACTGATTGCTGAAGGCTTCGAAATAAAAATTCCCAAAGGCTATATTTACTTTGCCATGGGATTCTCATTCCTGGTTGATTTAATACAAATGAAAACAATTGGAAGAAACAGTTCTTCGCAGGATGCGCCAAAACAATAA
- a CDS encoding D-ribitol-5-phosphate phosphatase: MPYLRFMIKNIIYDFGGVIYNIDFKKTFEAFEALGFSNFDDMFSQHHANVLFQNLETGKITPQEFYKQVKNQAPQPITDEQIRDAWNALLLNYRLSSLQFLTELKEQYNLYLLSNTNAIHYDYFSAQLRKETSYPSLESFFTKAYYSHGIGLRKPNTDAYEFVLNDAGIKAEETIFVDDTIGNLPNAEKLGIKTVLLQPGMLIENIDYDNY, encoded by the coding sequence TTGCCTTATCTTCGTTTTATGATTAAGAATATTATTTACGACTTTGGAGGTGTTATCTACAATATAGATTTCAAAAAAACTTTTGAAGCTTTTGAAGCGTTGGGATTTAGCAATTTCGACGACATGTTTTCGCAACATCATGCTAATGTGCTTTTTCAAAATCTAGAAACAGGAAAAATCACTCCTCAAGAATTTTATAAACAGGTAAAAAATCAAGCTCCGCAACCTATTACCGATGAGCAGATAAGAGATGCTTGGAATGCCTTGCTATTAAATTACCGATTAAGTAGTCTGCAATTTCTTACAGAACTAAAAGAACAATACAACTTATATCTGTTGAGCAATACCAATGCCATTCATTACGATTATTTCTCAGCACAGCTTCGCAAAGAAACATCTTATCCATCGCTGGAAAGCTTCTTTACTAAGGCCTATTACTCGCATGGCATCGGGTTACGTAAACCTAACACTGATGCTTATGAATTTGTGCTGAACGATGCAGGTATTAAAGCCGAAGAAACGATTTTTGTAGATGATACAATCGGCAATCTTCCCAATGCAGAAAAACTGGGCATAAAAACCGTTCTACTACAACCAGGCATGCTTATTGAAAATATTGACTACGATAATTATTAA
- the polA gene encoding DNA polymerase I yields MEKKLFLLDAYALVFRAYYALIRSPRITSKNKNTNAQFGFTNTLVELLNKQKPSHMAVCFDTHEPTERHTDYADYKANRQETPEDILIAVPDIKRIIEGFNIPCVEKDGYEADDVIGTLAKKAAEQGFEVFMVTSDKDYGQLVTDKIKIYKPGYQGSEAEILGPEEVCAKWNIQNVSQVIDVLGLMGDAVDNIPGIPGVGEKTAAKLLAEYGTLENVLANAEHIKGALGRKVQEGKDLAILSKKLATIITDVPIDFHEETFRVKEWNKEVLREIFAELEFKTLGKRLLGEEVTAPTESTISSTTSKGVQIDLFGNIIGGETSAAPATPVMEEEADAPAFSSLKKITDVPHDYKAVIGQEAVQSLVQELSKYDEICFDTETTDIDANLAELVGMSFSVMPGTAYWVPCPPERKETEQLIEAFKPLFEDPSKTWVGQNLKYDLLIMKWYGVEFAGKLFDTMLAHYVIEPDGKRGMDQLSAKYLGYEPIHIEELIGKKGKHQKSMREVELEKIKDYAAEDADITLQLKNVFTPLLKKKEVERVFHEVENPLVPVLMNMEYEGVRIDEGFLKAYSLELEKAAAEAERKVFEIAGVRFNLASPKQLGEVLFEKLKLDASAKKTKTGQYQTGEEVLQKLAAKGHSIAEEIIAYRELTKLKSTYVDALPQLINPKTGRVHTTYGQAVAVTGRLASNNPNLQNIPVRTDRGREIRKAFIPRDKNHILLSADYSQIELRIVAGISGDENMVAAFKSGSDIHTATAAKVFNVSPEEVTKEMRYKAKSVNFGIIYGQGAFGLADNLGISRTEAKAIIDSYKKEFSGIQRYMDDTINFAREHGYVQTLMGRKRWLKDINSSNFTVRGFAERNAINSPIQGTAADMIKLAMQKIHAAMKKAGMKSKMILQVHDELVFDARKDEVNELKPLVIENMQTALNLPHGVPVIAECGEGENWLEAH; encoded by the coding sequence ATGGAAAAAAAGCTGTTTTTATTAGATGCCTATGCACTGGTATTCCGGGCTTATTATGCTTTAATTCGTAGTCCGCGTATTACCAGTAAGAATAAAAATACCAACGCCCAATTTGGTTTCACCAACACATTGGTGGAATTGCTCAATAAACAAAAGCCTTCGCACATGGCTGTTTGCTTTGATACGCATGAACCGACCGAACGTCATACCGATTATGCTGATTATAAAGCAAACCGCCAAGAAACACCTGAAGATATATTGATTGCCGTGCCGGATATCAAACGCATAATTGAAGGCTTTAATATTCCCTGTGTAGAAAAAGACGGATATGAAGCCGATGATGTTATCGGCACCTTAGCCAAGAAGGCCGCAGAACAGGGGTTTGAAGTATTTATGGTAACATCCGATAAAGACTATGGCCAGCTGGTAACGGATAAAATCAAAATTTACAAACCGGGGTATCAAGGTAGTGAAGCAGAGATATTAGGGCCCGAAGAGGTTTGTGCAAAATGGAATATTCAAAACGTTTCGCAGGTGATTGATGTGTTAGGGCTCATGGGTGATGCAGTGGATAATATTCCCGGTATTCCAGGTGTAGGTGAAAAAACAGCTGCCAAATTATTGGCCGAATATGGTACATTGGAAAACGTGCTGGCCAATGCCGAACATATCAAGGGAGCATTAGGACGGAAAGTACAAGAAGGAAAAGATTTGGCGATATTATCCAAAAAGTTAGCCACCATTATTACCGATGTACCCATCGATTTTCATGAAGAAACCTTTCGGGTAAAGGAATGGAATAAAGAGGTACTGAGAGAAATATTTGCAGAGCTGGAATTCAAAACCCTGGGCAAAAGATTGTTGGGTGAAGAAGTTACGGCGCCTACCGAATCTACCATATCCAGTACTACAAGTAAAGGTGTACAGATAGATTTATTTGGAAATATTATTGGGGGAGAAACAAGCGCAGCCCCAGCTACACCTGTAATGGAAGAGGAAGCTGACGCTCCGGCCTTTTCCTCTTTGAAAAAAATTACCGATGTACCCCACGATTACAAAGCCGTCATCGGACAAGAAGCTGTACAATCGCTGGTTCAAGAATTAAGCAAGTACGACGAAATATGCTTTGATACCGAAACAACGGATATCGACGCCAACCTTGCAGAGCTGGTAGGGATGAGCTTTTCGGTTATGCCTGGAACGGCTTATTGGGTACCCTGCCCTCCAGAGCGTAAGGAAACAGAACAGCTTATTGAAGCATTCAAACCTTTATTCGAAGATCCTTCAAAAACCTGGGTAGGGCAGAATTTGAAATACGACCTCCTCATCATGAAATGGTACGGAGTAGAGTTTGCCGGAAAACTCTTTGATACTATGTTGGCGCATTACGTTATAGAGCCCGATGGTAAACGCGGTATGGATCAGCTTAGTGCCAAATATCTGGGTTACGAACCTATACATATTGAAGAACTCATCGGCAAAAAAGGCAAACATCAAAAAAGTATGCGAGAGGTGGAGCTGGAAAAGATTAAAGACTACGCTGCAGAAGATGCCGATATCACCCTGCAGCTGAAAAATGTCTTCACTCCCTTGCTCAAGAAAAAAGAAGTAGAGCGTGTTTTTCATGAAGTGGAAAATCCTTTGGTACCAGTGCTGATGAATATGGAATACGAAGGCGTGCGCATTGATGAAGGATTTTTAAAAGCCTATTCGCTAGAGCTGGAAAAAGCGGCGGCAGAGGCAGAAAGAAAAGTGTTTGAAATAGCCGGCGTGCGTTTTAATCTGGCCTCGCCCAAACAACTGGGAGAAGTTTTGTTTGAAAAACTGAAACTAGATGCTTCGGCAAAAAAAACTAAAACAGGTCAGTACCAAACAGGCGAAGAGGTCCTTCAAAAACTGGCGGCCAAAGGGCACAGCATTGCTGAAGAAATTATTGCCTATCGAGAATTGACCAAACTAAAATCCACCTATGTGGATGCCTTACCACAACTGATCAATCCTAAAACCGGACGCGTACATACTACTTACGGCCAAGCGGTAGCCGTTACGGGAAGGTTGGCGAGCAATAATCCCAATCTGCAAAATATTCCGGTGCGCACAGACAGAGGAAGAGAAATAAGAAAAGCTTTTATTCCACGCGATAAAAATCACATACTACTTTCGGCAGACTACTCCCAGATAGAGTTGCGCATTGTGGCTGGTATTAGTGGCGATGAAAACATGGTAGCTGCTTTTAAAAGCGGCTCCGATATTCACACAGCCACGGCTGCTAAAGTATTTAATGTGTCGCCAGAAGAAGTTACCAAAGAAATGCGCTACAAAGCTAAGAGCGTCAATTTCGGAATTATTTATGGTCAAGGCGCTTTTGGGTTGGCGGATAACTTAGGCATTTCAAGAACCGAGGCTAAAGCCATCATTGATAGTTATAAAAAAGAATTTTCCGGTATTCAGCGCTATATGGACGATACCATCAATTTCGCGCGCGAACACGGATATGTACAAACACTAATGGGAAGAAAGCGCTGGCTAAAAGATATCAACTCCAGCAACTTTACGGTACGAGGCTTTGCCGAGCGCAATGCCATCAACTCTCCTATACAAGGTACCGCAGCAGACATGATTAAACTGGCAATGCAAAAAATACATGCAGCAATGAAAAAGGCAGGTATGAAAAGCAAAATGATTTTGCAAGTGCATGACGAATTAGTGTTTGATGCGCGAAAAGATGAAGTGAATGAACTAAAGCCGCTGGTTATTGAAAATATGCAAACTGCATTAAATCTACCTCATGGAGTACCGGTAATAGCAGAATGTGGCGAAGGAGAAAACTGGCTGGAAGCGCATTAA
- the katG gene encoding Catalase-peroxidase, with protein sequence MEKNANDISKCPFHNGSMDKGVAGTGTQNKDWWPDQLRLHILRQHSSLSDPMDKDFNYAEAFQSLDLNAVKEDIKQVLTTSQDWWPADFGHYGPLIIRMAWHSAGTYRIQDGRGGGGRGQQRFAPLNSWPDNVNLDKARRLLWPVKQKYGRKLSWADLMILAGNVALESMGLKTFGFGGGREDTWEADQDVYWGSETTWLGGDKRYAHGSAGVEGEGVLVSEDDADGKIHSRNLENPLAAVQMGLIYVNPEGPDGNPDPVASAKDIRDTFTRMGMTDEETVALIAGGHTFGKTHGAGPADHVGKEPEAADLEEQGLGWKSTYGTGKGGDTITSGLEVTWTSKPTEWSNLYLSYLFGFEWELTKSPAGAHQWVAKNVGEIIPHAHDPNKKVKPTMLTTDLALRYDPIYEKIARRYLEHPDEFADAFAKAWFKLTHRDMGPKSRYLGPEVPEEDLIWQDPVPAGNYNLTEDEINKVKARIEATGLSVSEMVFTAWASASTFRGSDKRGGANGARIRLAPQRNWEVNNPALLNKVLEALEIVKTDVNNAGIDISLADIIVLAGNVGLEKAIQAAGFDFKVPFLPGRGDASQEQTDEWAFSFLEPKVDGFRNFKKGYTPFSTEAALIDRAQLLTLTIPEMTVLIGGLRVLGTNTDGSQNGVFTDRVGVLSNDFFVNLLDMATEWKVVEGSHRELYQGFDRKTGELRWTGTRADLVFGSNSELRAVAEVYACDDAKEKFVKDFIAAWYKVMNLDRFDVKQ encoded by the coding sequence ATGGAAAAAAATGCAAATGACATCAGCAAATGTCCCTTCCACAACGGAAGCATGGACAAAGGTGTTGCAGGCACTGGAACACAAAATAAAGACTGGTGGCCTGATCAATTAAGATTACACATTCTTCGGCAACATTCTTCGTTATCCGATCCTATGGATAAAGACTTCAACTACGCCGAAGCCTTTCAATCATTAGATTTAAATGCCGTAAAAGAAGACATTAAGCAAGTACTCACCACATCTCAAGACTGGTGGCCTGCCGACTTCGGTCATTACGGACCCTTAATCATCCGTATGGCATGGCACAGTGCCGGAACCTATCGTATCCAAGACGGCCGCGGCGGCGGTGGTCGCGGACAACAACGCTTTGCCCCACTCAATAGTTGGCCCGATAACGTAAACCTTGATAAAGCCAGAAGATTGCTTTGGCCGGTAAAACAAAAATATGGACGCAAGCTTTCCTGGGCAGATCTTATGATTCTTGCCGGTAATGTAGCTTTAGAATCAATGGGACTAAAAACTTTTGGTTTCGGTGGAGGGCGTGAAGATACCTGGGAAGCCGATCAAGACGTATACTGGGGTTCTGAAACTACCTGGCTGGGAGGCGACAAAAGATACGCCCATGGCTCAGCAGGCGTTGAAGGTGAAGGCGTACTAGTGTCGGAGGATGATGCAGACGGAAAGATACATTCCAGAAACCTAGAAAACCCATTGGCAGCCGTGCAAATGGGACTGATTTATGTAAACCCTGAGGGACCCGATGGCAATCCTGACCCTGTGGCTTCTGCCAAAGACATCCGTGACACTTTTACCAGAATGGGTATGACTGATGAAGAAACCGTTGCCTTAATTGCAGGTGGTCATACCTTCGGAAAAACGCATGGTGCCGGCCCTGCCGATCATGTAGGCAAAGAACCCGAAGCTGCCGACCTTGAAGAACAAGGCCTGGGATGGAAAAGCACCTATGGTACCGGTAAAGGAGGCGATACTATTACCTCCGGACTGGAAGTAACCTGGACCAGCAAACCCACCGAATGGTCTAATTTATACTTAAGTTATCTGTTTGGTTTTGAATGGGAGCTAACCAAATCTCCTGCCGGAGCGCATCAATGGGTTGCAAAAAATGTGGGAGAAATCATTCCACATGCACACGACCCTAACAAAAAGGTAAAACCTACCATGCTTACTACCGACCTAGCGCTGCGTTACGATCCCATATACGAAAAAATTGCACGTCGTTATCTTGAACATCCGGATGAATTTGCCGATGCCTTTGCCAAAGCTTGGTTCAAATTGACACACCGCGATATGGGTCCAAAATCGCGCTATCTAGGTCCCGAAGTACCGGAAGAAGATTTAATCTGGCAGGACCCTGTACCCGCAGGCAATTACAACCTGACTGAAGATGAAATTAACAAAGTAAAAGCCCGTATAGAAGCTACAGGCTTAAGCGTTTCTGAAATGGTATTTACAGCCTGGGCGTCGGCTTCTACTTTCCGTGGATCTGATAAGCGCGGTGGTGCCAACGGTGCCCGCATACGTCTGGCGCCACAACGTAACTGGGAGGTAAATAATCCCGCATTGCTGAACAAAGTACTCGAAGCATTGGAAATCGTAAAAACCGATGTCAATAACGCCGGTATCGATATTTCTCTTGCCGACATCATTGTGCTGGCAGGCAATGTAGGGTTGGAAAAAGCGATTCAAGCTGCAGGATTCGACTTCAAGGTGCCTTTCCTGCCAGGCCGCGGCGATGCCTCACAAGAACAAACCGATGAATGGGCCTTCTCCTTCCTAGAGCCAAAAGTAGATGGATTCCGCAATTTCAAAAAAGGATATACCCCATTCTCTACAGAAGCAGCCCTTATCGACAGAGCACAGCTATTGACACTTACCATTCCTGAAATGACTGTATTAATAGGTGGTTTACGCGTACTAGGTACCAATACCGACGGCTCTCAAAACGGTGTCTTCACTGATCGTGTAGGCGTACTATCCAACGATTTCTTCGTAAATCTGTTGGATATGGCTACTGAATGGAAAGTGGTAGAAGGCTCTCACAGAGAATTGTATCAAGGATTTGACCGTAAGACAGGCGAATTACGTTGGACCGGAACACGTGCAGATCTTGTTTTTGGCTCTAACTCTGAACTGAGAGCTGTAGCTGAAGTATATGCCTGCGATGATGCAAAAGAAAAATTTGTGAAAGACTTTATTGCGGCATGGTACAAAGTGATGAATCTGGACAGATTTGATGTTAAGCAATAA
- the coaX gene encoding Type III pantothenate kinase, whose product MSVTICFDFGNTRKKAAIFENSEIVKVLNLQDDASATIESLITTYKPDNSILSSVVQHNPEIEDILKRNTRFHLLDHTSKLPFTTPAKHPETIGADRLALLAAGVHFFPGKNLLLISLGTCITLNFINKYKEFLGGSISPGLEMRLKALNHYTAKLPYTPPRADVPLIGYDTDSNILSGVILGMAYELDGFINEYKARFSNFNVVLTGGDVQHLASHIKNRIFADPDLIFKGLYAISEINNA is encoded by the coding sequence ATGTCCGTTACTATTTGTTTTGATTTTGGAAACACCCGCAAGAAGGCCGCCATTTTCGAAAACAGCGAAATTGTAAAGGTGCTGAACTTGCAGGATGATGCGTCTGCAACTATCGAATCCCTCATAACTACTTATAAACCAGACAATTCTATTTTATCCTCTGTAGTACAGCACAACCCTGAAATAGAGGATATTCTGAAAAGAAATACCCGATTTCACTTGCTCGACCATACTTCAAAGCTGCCCTTTACTACGCCGGCCAAGCATCCTGAAACTATTGGTGCCGATAGGTTGGCTTTGCTGGCTGCCGGTGTGCATTTTTTTCCGGGAAAAAACTTATTATTGATTAGTCTTGGAACCTGTATTACCTTAAACTTTATCAATAAATACAAAGAGTTTTTGGGAGGTTCTATCTCTCCGGGGCTGGAGATGAGGCTCAAGGCTTTAAATCATTATACTGCCAAGCTGCCTTACACACCTCCCAGAGCTGATGTTCCCCTCATTGGTTATGATACGGATTCCAATATTCTGTCGGGTGTGATCTTGGGAATGGCTTATGAGCTGGACGGATTTATAAACGAGTATAAGGCTCGGTTTAGCAACTTTAACGTGGTATTAACCGGTGGCGATGTGCAACATTTGGCATCACACATTAAAAACAGGATATTTGCCGACCCTGATTTAATATTTAAAGGCTTATATGCTATTAGTGAGATTAACAATGCTTAG